Proteins from a genomic interval of Rosa chinensis cultivar Old Blush chromosome 2, RchiOBHm-V2, whole genome shotgun sequence:
- the LOC112189137 gene encoding phosphatidyl-N-methylethanolamine N-methyltransferase, protein MGIAAAIGVLSPFPFYYWLWTSPQTWVALCGNGRDPCKVMAYVAHFLKLIQFLSLVSVSTISWPPPLYFWPLIAFGQFLNFRVYQLLGEAGTYYGVRFGKNIPWVTEFPFGYIKDPQYVGSILSLFACLSWVPFPYIFLWTLGYVFMIHVESKEDPATRAKPLS, encoded by the exons ATGGGGATAGCAGCAGCAATAGGAGTGCTTTCACCTTTCCCATTTTACTATTGGCTATGGACTTCCCCGCAAACATGGGTTGCCCTCTGTGGGAACGGGCGTGACCCATGCAAGGTTATGGCCTATGTAGCTCATTTCCTGAAGCTGATTCAGTTCCTCTCTCTCGTTTCAGTCTCAACCATCTCTTGGCCTCCTCCTCTTTACTTCTGGCCCCTCATTGCCTTTGGCCAGTTTCTCAACTTCAG GGTTTATCAGTTGTTAGGTGAAGCTGGTACTTACTATGGAGTTCGTTTCGGAAAGAACATTCCCTGGGTGACAGAATTTCCATTTGGGTATATAAAAGATCCTCAATATGTTGGAAGCATCTTAAGTCTTTTTGCATGTCTGTCATGGGTACCCTTTCCATACATTTTCTTGTGGACGTTGGGATATGTTTTTATGATACATGTTGAATCCAAGGAAGATCCTGCCACTCGTGCAAAGCCGCTATCATGA